The genomic region TATGGTAGGCGAGTTCAGCGAATTGCAGGGTATCATGGGTCGCGAATATGCGCGCCTCGACGGTGAAAAAGATATTGTTGCAGAAGCGATCTTCGAACATTATCTCCCGCGTTTCGCAGGCGATATCCTTCCGCAGACAGACCTCGGTCGTGTCGTCGGCATTGCTGACAAGATCGACAACATCGTGGCTACGTTCAGCCGCGGCCTTATCCCGACAGGTTCGCAGGACCCGTACGCACTTCGTCGTCAGGCACTCGGTATCGCACACATCTGCATCGCAGCAGGTTACTCCGTATCCATCGCTCGCATTGCGGCCAAAGCGGCAGAACTTCTCGGCCTTGATGAAGCAAAAACGGAAGAACTCGTTCGCGCTGTACAGGAATTCTTCGTGCTCCGTATGAAAAATATCTTGAGCGATGCAGGCGTTCGCTATGACATCGTTGATGCTGTCCTCGAAGCAGGCTGTGACGATGCGGCAGATACAGCAGCACGCGCACACGTGCTCCAGAACCACGACTTCAGCGTTGCGGTACAGGCACTCACGCGTGTTATGAATCTCGTAAAAGACAGCGAAATGCTCGCTGTTGATACGGCTCTCTTCGAAGCAGAAGCAGAAGGCGCTCTCTGGGAAGCGTTCAACAATGTGAAGGAAGTTGCTACGCATCAGGCTCGTTTGGAAGCACTCGTTGCACTCGCTCAGCCGATCGACAAGTTCTTCGCAGACGTTATGGTCATGGCAAAAGACGAAGCGGTGAAAAACAACCGTATCGCTCTTCTCAACCATATCAAACAGTTCGCTGGCGTTTTGGCTGACTTCAGAAAGATCGTCTAATTGAAAAAAGAAAAGCGCATGGATTCGCTCCGTGCGCTTTTTGTATCATATCGGAAAGGAATGATACGATGGATAACGTAATATTGCGGGAGGAAAAAACACGCCTTGTGCTGGATGAATTCCGTGTGCTTTCGGCTATCCCGCATCCGTCTACGGCAGAACAGGCAGTCGGCGATCATCTCGAACAGTCGCTTCGTGAAGCGGGGCTTACTGTATACCGCGATGCGTGCGGTAACCTGATCGCCGAGAAGCAGGCATCGGCAGGCTGTGAGGCATGGCCGACGACTATCCTGCAGGCGCATATGGATATGGTCTGTGTATCGGCAGACGGTGTCGTATACGATAAGTATACCGACCCCATTCGCCTTGTAGAAGACGGCGCATATCTCAAGGCGGACGGCACGAGTCTTGGTGCAGACGACGGCATCGGTGTGGCTGTCATCATGGTCATCTTGAAGGATACCTCGCTTGTGCATGGACCTATCCGCGCTATCTTCACTGTGGAAGAAGAAACATCGATGCGCGGTGCAAGTCAGCTTGATGCGAAGTGGCTCGACGGAGATTATCTCATCAATTGTGATTCGGAAGAAGTCGATACGATCACTGTCAGCAGTGCGGGCGGTATGCACATCGACGCAAGACTTACTTGCAAGCGTACCGCAAGACGAATAGGGACGACTGTCTGTCAAATCGAAGTCGGAGGATTGCTCGGTGGTCATTCTGGCGTCGATATCCACAAGGGGCGTGCCAATGCGATCCTTGTCATGGCAGATTGCCTATCACAGCTTGACGGCGTACGCCTTATCCGTTTGGACGGCGGTATGGCACGCAATGCGATTCCCGCAAGAGCGCGCGCACTCGTAGAGTTGCCTGCCGAGAAGGTGGGCGAAGCAGAGCAACTTCTGCAAACAGAGATGGCAAGACTTCGCATGCTGTATTCTGCGGAGCGCGGTCTTACGATATCGCTTAAAGAAACGGGAAGTGACGCACTGCCGATGACGAACGACTCTATGATAAGACTGATCTCATTCTGCCGACAACTCCCCAACGGTGTGCGCTCGATGCATCAAGCGATTCCGTCGCTCGTCGAATCGTCATCGAATGTCGGTGTCGCAGAAACGAACGGTAATATCATAGAATTTCGTATGCACCCTCGCAGTTCAAACGAAAGTGATATGGCATGGTATCGTCAGGCGGTCGGCGATATTGTCAAGTCGTGCGGGATGGAAGCAGACTTCTACG from Selenomonadales bacterium harbors:
- the pepD gene encoding beta-Ala-His dipeptidase; this translates as MDNVILREEKTRLVLDEFRVLSAIPHPSTAEQAVGDHLEQSLREAGLTVYRDACGNLIAEKQASAGCEAWPTTILQAHMDMVCVSADGVVYDKYTDPIRLVEDGAYLKADGTSLGADDGIGVAVIMVILKDTSLVHGPIRAIFTVEEETSMRGASQLDAKWLDGDYLINCDSEEVDTITVSSAGGMHIDARLTCKRTARRIGTTVCQIEVGGLLGGHSGVDIHKGRANAILVMADCLSQLDGVRLIRLDGGMARNAIPARARALVELPAEKVGEAEQLLQTEMARLRMLYSAERGLTISLKETGSDALPMTNDSMIRLISFCRQLPNGVRSMHQAIPSLVESSSNVGVAETNGNIIEFRMHPRSSNESDMAWYRQAVGDIVKSCGMEADFYGEIPAWPLANDNRLAQLASAVYRKQNGSPMKIEACHAGLECSYFYQKNPNLKLISIGPTVEHVHSPQERIAIGTIAVHLDLIVGILAEMGMK